The DNA region CGCCAGGTATGGTTTCTCAAATGACAAGGGCAACAAAAAAGCACGCAAAAAGTAATAGCGAGATGGTTGCTTTTGTTAGGATGTACGTAATAATAGGTGTTGTAGTATGTATATTTTGTTCACAACTACTGAATACTTTCTTGTCATGTGCATTGTTAAACGTCTGTTTATCTTGATCAAGCGCGCTTCGTTGCTGCTAGCCTGTGATCTGTTGGTTGTTTCGTTTCTCTCCCTGAGAAACCTACTACGCCTATGGCGAAGTCAATAACGTTGTGGTAAATCTTTGCCTGCCACTTCTTTCAATATTTAATAACAGATTCCTGACATTGGATAGCCATATCAAGATACATCGAGTGCATAAGTGAGCCACAAAAGTTCAGACTGCCAGGAGGCAAGAAGGGGTCTTGCATTCATTGTTGCTCGCGTTTATATACTTTCGCTCTACAATTGAGCCTAGAATTAGCAATTGGTTTTTAGGCCTCAGTTCATAAGACAACAGATCTCAGTATCCAGTCGCCTCCCGCAGGTCCTGTCGCGCCCAAGGCTTCAACTATCCTAACATGATGGTAATTTTGTcacttttctcctttctcgtTCGTTACAGTTTGATTGTTGTTACTAGCCTGTTTGTATTACGTTATCAGTCAATGATAGTGGGCATCCCCGCCATTCAGCAACGAGGCCAACTTATAATTAAATAAACTTAAGTAATCTGCCATCAGTTGCCTGCCTGCAAGCAGCCGCGCTTTAATTATCGATATTTACTTTTCCATTTTGTGCCACACTCGACGTGTTGCCAGTGTCAAAAAGTGCCGCACAAAACTCCGACCAGACGTCTTTTGCGGTTAAGGAATTTGTGGTCAAGGGGCACATCGAAAAACCTAAGTCAACTgtcctcttttctcttttacCAGCCTCAACACCGCAAAACACATCGCCAAAATGGGTGCGTCTTGTTCTGCACTACAGCTTGAATCCAGAGGGAATATCTTGGAGGACCACGGGCCGATGTGGCGAGATGGTGTAGACGAATGGTGGTGGATAGGTGTGGTGTTGGaggttggaaaggagaCAGGAGTTGGGAATGGTAGACATAGCGAGAATGGTGCTGACGAGTGCATGGTTCTGTAGAGAACGACAAGGGTGTCCTCGTTGACCTTTACATCCCCCGACACTGCTCGGCTACCAGTACGTATAATTTGCGTCAAATGTCCAAGCCGTCAACAATCTAATAACTATTGTCTACTTGTAGACCGTCTTATCACTGCCCAGGACCACGCCTCTATCCAACTCCAAATTGCCGATGTCGACGCTGACGGCAAGGCCATCAGGGGCTCTGCCACCACTATCGCTATCTGCGGTCGTATCAGGGCTCAGGGCGACTCTGACGACTCTATCAACAGGATCGCTACCAAGGAGGGCTGTGAGTTTCTCTTAAACTATGCGTATAAGGCCTTACACTGATGATCATCAATGTAGTGTTGAAGAACGTCTGGTCTTACACCCGATAAGCGTGTGTTGTAGCGAGTCAGGGCTGGAGGGATGCATCGTTTCGACTAGCAGCAGGGCACCAGTTTGACTTTGTCGAGAACTGATGTAGGATACGGGCTATATGTGCACGAAAAGGAAAGTCTCATCTTGGCACACTCATAGTTGGCATCCGGTTTTCGTTCAATCGCCCATCCCATCCGCGTTATCGACGGTTTGATCCGCTTGCCTCTCGCTAGAGAGAACGATGAAGGAGGACTTAGCATTCACTTCTACTCTATATGGGTCATCGACAAACAAAGCGTTTGTAGCCTGATAAtaagaaaagggaaatggCCCAAGTGTTTCAATCGTCCTCTCTGTCGTCAGCACTCAAGTCGACCGTGGCTTGATCTACAATAATA from Cryptococcus neoformans var. neoformans B-3501A chromosome 4, whole genome shotgun sequence includes:
- a CDS encoding 40S ribosomal protein S21 (Match to ESTs gb|CF193418.1|CF193418, gb|CF192805.1|CF192805, gb|CF191683.1|CF191683; HMMPfam hit to Ribosomal_S21e, Ribosomal protein S21e, score: 164.3, E(): 2.5e-46) produces the protein MENDKGVLVDLYIPRHCSATNRLITAQDHASIQLQIADVDADGKAIRGSATTIAICGRIRAQGDSDDSINRIATKEGLLKNVWSYTR